One Anser cygnoides isolate HZ-2024a breed goose chromosome 6, Taihu_goose_T2T_genome, whole genome shotgun sequence genomic region harbors:
- the TANK gene encoding TRAF family member-associated NF-kappa-B activator — MDKNIGEQLNKAYEAYRQACMDRDHAVKELQQKTENYMQQIREQQEQIELQNSIIAKLNSQLAALNANRGNVHPYILMHEDIETSNLSFSQLSEKLNIAKRRERLLKEQLENESMKLKQLEDKNSQKERKLVSIISNQEDKIRSLKIKLKELNEAQKSMQMPIYKMEVKSKKVVPDKPELSLGFSGISPGHARENLETIFQEMKEECHRICMLAREQTDQLSKFRIKPEPETEIQFSMPIQCTDKTDEQAEELFKPRVIQDINRGASCITSITPRGVGQDEDNNSVESLSKFNVKFPPTDNDSAFLQSTQEKPTVPCTGIAENMLQDHHFNLEHRDRAVNLSKLEPNSFEARGVDLMTSALQSLTTVDKTNPPNHANMPVENTRDKTCLKTADTGFTFIPKHTNQGSPEAIFPLEAAGTTVRGPHQLIWQPQDNDLLAQAYTDSELNQCGVCEFCREVFPPSITSKEDFLRHLNSHFKVQS, encoded by the exons ATGGACAAGAACATCGGAGAGCAGCTTAATAAAGCTTATGAAGCCTATCGACAAGCATGCATGGATAGGGACCATGCTGTGAAAGAACTACAGCAAAAA ACAGAGAACTACATGCAGCAAATACGTGAACAGCAGGAACAGATAGAGCTTCAAAACAGCATTATTGCAAAACTGAATTCACAGTTAGCTGCTCTGAATGCTAATAGAG gtaatGTGCATCCCTACATTCTGATGCATGAAGACATTGAAACCTCCAACTTATCTTTTAGCCAGCTCTCTGAAAAACTGAACATAGCAAAACGAAGAGAGAGACTCTTAAAG GAACAGTTAGAAAATGAGAGCATGAAGTTGAAGCAACTTGAGGACAAAAACAGtcaaaaggaaaggaagcttGTGTCTATTATTTCCAACCAAGAAGATAAAATACGatctctgaaaattaaattgaaagaaTTAAATGAAGCACAAAAGAGTATGCAGATGCCAATATACAAAATGGAG GTGAAAAGTAAGAAAGTTGTTCCAGATAAGCCTGAATTATCTCTAGGATTCTCTGGTATTTCACCTGGGCATGCAAG GGAGAATCTGGAGACTATTTTCCAGGAGATGAAAGAAGAGTGTCATCGAATATGTATGCTAGCCAGAGAACAAACAGACCAACTGAGTAAATTTAGGATAAAGCCAGAACCTGAAACTG aaatacagttttccATGCCGATACAGTGTACTGATAAAACTGATGAACAAGCAGAAGAGCTTTTTAAGCCTCGGGTTATACAGGATATAAATAGAGGTGCATCATGCATCACATCTATCACACCAAGAGGAGTGGGCCAAGATGAGGACAACAACTCTGTAGAATCACTTTCTAAATTTAATGTCAAGTTTCCACCTACAGACAATGACTCTGCTTTCTTGCAGAGCACTCAGGAGAAACCAACGGTTCCTTGTACTGGTATAGCTGAAAACATGCTTCAAGATCATCATTTTAACCTGGAGCACAGAGACCGTGCTGTTAACCTCAGTAAATTGGAACCTAACTCATTTGAAGCTCGTGGAGTTGATCTCATGACCTCAGCTTTACAAAGCTTAACTACTGTTGACAAAACAAACCCCCCAAATCATGCAAACATGCCCGTAGAAAATACCCGTGACAAAACATGCTTAAAAACAGCAGATACTGGTTTCACGTTTATACCTAAGCACACGAACCAGGGATCACCTGAAGCAATTTTTCCTTTAGAAGCTGCTGGGACAACTGTCAGAGGTCCTCACCAG ctCATTTGGCAGCCTCAAGACAATGATTTGCTGGCACAAGCTTATACAGACTCTGAACTGAATCAGTGTGGAGTATGTGAATTCTGTCGAGAAGTTTTCCCACCATCTATAACATCTAAGGAAGATTTTCTTCGGCATCTGAATTCCCACTTTAAAGTACAGTCTTAA